The bacterium DNA window GGCCAAATTTATATCGGGGCGATTGATATAGCTCCTCTTAGTGAAGAAGAAATAAGCGTAATTCGCAGAATGCTTTTTGGAATGTTGTTTCAATCAGGAGCCTTGCTGGATTCCTTATCTGTGGCTGAAAATGTGGCTTTACCAATGAGAGAAGGTACTAATATTTCCGGGGATAAAATTATTAAAAAGGTCAAAGAAAAACTTGAACTTGTGGGTTTAAAAGATATAGAAGAACAGATGCCGAATTCTTTATCAGGAGGAATGAGAAGAAGAGTAGGGCTTGCTCGAGCGCTGGTAATGGACCCGCAAATAATTCTTTACGACGACCCTACAAGTGGGCTTGACCCGATTATCGCAAATTCTATTAACCAAATGATTTTAGAGGTGAAAAAATTAACAGGCGCTACTTCTATAGTTGTTACTCATGACCTTAATTGTATAAACATAATAGCAGATAGGGTGGGTTTGTTATATAACGGTAAGATTTTAGCAATAGACGAAAAAGAAAAATTCATGAAAAGCGAAAACCCTTATGTTCAACAGTTTATTCATGGTAGAATTGAAGGTCCTATGAAAATTAGATAATTAAAGGAATAGAAAATGCTGAAATTATCGCGAGAAAAAAGAGTTGGAATCTTTTTTATAATCACTATTTTCCTTACAATCGCAGTAATTTTCCTGTTCGGTAAAATTCGTCCGTTTAGAAGAGGATATACTTTTACAACTAATTTTAATCATGTTGCTGGATTAAAATCAGGAGACGATGTAAGACTGGCAGGATTAAAAGTCGGAGAAGTTTCATCTCTAGAAGAGACAGAAGAGAAAATATTGGTTAAACTCTGGATTCAGGAGAGGACAAAAATAGCCAGAGATTCGAGGATTACTATTGCTCAAGTTTCTGTGATGGGAGGTAAATATGTTGCTATTTCGCCGGGCAGAACTAAAGCCAAACCAATTTTACCCGAAGAAACCGTAGAAGGATATGACCCGCCGGTATTTGAAGATATAGTATCTCAGTTCGGAGAAACATGGGA harbors:
- a CDS encoding ABC transporter ATP-binding protein, whose product is MEEEITIKVKNLTKSFNGNKVLDGLNLDIKKGETLGILGKSGIGKSVLLKHLIGLMKPDSGQIYIGAIDIAPLSEEEISVIRRMLFGMLFQSGALLDSLSVAENVALPMREGTNISGDKIIKKVKEKLELVGLKDIEEQMPNSLSGGMRRRVGLARALVMDPQIILYDDPTSGLDPIIANSINQMILEVKKLTGATSIVVTHDLNCINIIADRVGLLYNGKILAIDEKEKFMKSENPYVQQFIHGRIEGPMKIR